A genomic window from Maledivibacter sp. includes:
- a CDS encoding phage tail family protein yields FQRTMFSILCPSPFWEDIFYEGHELSYLMGGISFPLHLSANFSYRGRRKKLMNKGDVITPIRIEFYGPASNPSIINETINEFIKVNKELEEDEILIVDTSFGNKKVMIQKGDKTIENAFGYIDLDSSFWQLAVGKNIIRYTSDDDSEKARVKISYKNRYIGV; encoded by the coding sequence CTTTCAAAGGACTATGTTTTCCATCCTATGTCCATCCCCCTTTTGGGAGGATATATTTTATGAAGGCCATGAACTGTCCTATCTAATGGGTGGCATTAGCTTTCCCTTGCATCTATCTGCCAATTTTTCATACCGAGGCAGAAGAAAAAAACTGATGAACAAGGGAGACGTTATTACCCCTATAAGGATAGAGTTCTATGGGCCTGCCAGTAATCCAAGTATAATCAACGAAACCATAAATGAATTTATAAAGGTAAACAAGGAGCTAGAAGAGGATGAAATCCTCATAGTAGATACCTCCTTTGGCAATAAAAAAGTAATGATACAAAAAGGCGACAAGACCATAGAAAATGCCTTTGGCTACATTGACCTAGACAGCAGCTTTTGGCAGCTGGCTGTAGGTAAAAACATCATAAGATATACCAGCGATGATGACAGCGAAAAGGCTAGGGTCAAGATAAGCTATAAAAACAGATATATAGGAGTATAG